In Romeriopsis navalis LEGE 11480, the genomic stretch GACACAGTGCGCGTTGGCGTAAAAATTCGTGAGGGTGACAAGGAACGTGTCCAGCCCTACGAAGGTGTCGTAATATCGAAGGCCAGCTCTGGAATTGCCCAGAACATTACTGTGCGTCGAGTATTTCAAGGAGTCGGTGTTGAGCGGGTCTTCCTGCTACACTCTCCGCGAATCGAAGACGTCAAAGTGATGCGTCGGGGTAAAGTGCGCCGTGCCAAACTTTATTACCTACGTCAGCGTACTGGTAAGTCAGCACGTCTGAAGCAACGTTTCGATCGGGAAGTTTAATTCGCTTAGTTTCCCCTGAAGCTGCTAGACTGGGAGTATCGTATTTTCAGATACTGGAATACGCCAAGTTGTTCAGACCGTGCGTCCTTAGTTCAGTTGGTAGAACGCAGGTCTCCAAAACCTGATGTCGAGGGTTCAAGTCCTTCAGGGCGCGCTGAACAATTTGGCCACTGGTCAATTTGACGAAATAGGTCAAAGTGTAAGGCAGGCGGACATTGACTCTTTATTGAGTTGGTATGCGCCTGCTTTCTACTGAAATCGAGCAACACCGACAGGAGAATACACGGCAATGGCAGAAAAAGCGCCAGAAACAAAGCCAGGATTTAACCCGCAAGCCTTTGCTCAAGAAGCAAAAGCCGAGCTTGGTAAAGTCACTTGGCCCAGCCGTCAACAGTTAATCAGTGAATCTGTGGCGGTAATGCTGATGGTCACACTATCAGCATTCTTGGTCTATGGCATTGATGGACTGTTCAAGATTATCCAAAAGGCGGTGTTCGGATGACCTATACCGATGATTCTCAGGATCTAGCAGAAGAAAGCTCTGGCGCACACCAAAGTGATCTAACGGAAGAGCAAATCCGGAAAAAATCGCGTTGGTATGCCGTGCAGGTCGCCTCTGGCTGTGAAAAGCGAGTCAAACTCAATTTAGAGCAGCGAGTGGGCACCCTGGATGTGGCCAATCGTATCCTCGATGTACAGATCCCCGAAACACCCATCCTCAAGCATCAGAAAGACGGCAAAAACAAGGAAATTCAAGAGAAGGTTTTTCCCGGTTATGTGCTGATTCGGATGTTGCTAGATGATGAAGTGTGGCAGGTGATTAAGAACACGCCGAACGTTATCAACTTTGTCGGTTCCGAGCAGAAACGCCGTTACGGGCGTGGGCGTGGTCACGTGAAGCCGATGCCCCTGAGTCCCGGTGAAGTCGATCGCATCTTCAAGCGGGCTCAAGAGCAAGAGCCAGTCCAAAAAATCGACATGGAAGCCGGAGACAAGATCTCGGTGCTATCTGGTCCATTCAAGGACTTCGAGGGCGAAGTGATCGAAGTTGCTGGCGAACGCAACAAACTCAAAGCATTGCTATCGATCTTCGGGCGCGATACCCCGGTGGAGTTGGAATTTAACCAGGTTCAAAAGATCGATTAGCATTCACTAGTCTAATCAAGGAAAGGCGCGATCGATGGCTAAGAAAGTCGTATCTATTATCAAGCTCGCGATCGATGCGGGCAAAGCGAA encodes the following:
- the rplS gene encoding 50S ribosomal protein L19, producing MPKHLAMNAQEIIRSVEQEQMKPELPVIYVGDTVRVGVKIREGDKERVQPYEGVVISKASSGIAQNITVRRVFQGVGVERVFLLHSPRIEDVKVMRRGKVRRAKLYYLRQRTGKSARLKQRFDREV
- the nusG gene encoding transcription termination/antitermination protein NusG, whose protein sequence is MTYTDDSQDLAEESSGAHQSDLTEEQIRKKSRWYAVQVASGCEKRVKLNLEQRVGTLDVANRILDVQIPETPILKHQKDGKNKEIQEKVFPGYVLIRMLLDDEVWQVIKNTPNVINFVGSEQKRRYGRGRGHVKPMPLSPGEVDRIFKRAQEQEPVQKIDMEAGDKISVLSGPFKDFEGEVIEVAGERNKLKALLSIFGRDTPVELEFNQVQKID
- the secE gene encoding preprotein translocase subunit SecE, giving the protein MAEKAPETKPGFNPQAFAQEAKAELGKVTWPSRQQLISESVAVMLMVTLSAFLVYGIDGLFKIIQKAVFG